In Acidianus brierleyi, one genomic interval encodes:
- the rpl18a gene encoding 50S ribosomal protein L18Ae encodes MSEIKIYQVKGTAVFNLSEFPTKQKFVKYVRATNEKQAIEYVYTQFGSKNKIKRSNIKIEEVKEVNSNEIPDRTIKDIGKLDKIIL; translated from the coding sequence ATGAGTGAGATAAAAATATATCAAGTAAAAGGTACTGCAGTATTTAATTTATCAGAATTTCCGACCAAACAAAAATTTGTAAAGTATGTTAGAGCAACAAATGAAAAACAAGCTATAGAATATGTATACACCCAATTCGGAAGTAAAAACAAAATTAAACGGTCTAATATTAAAATAGAAGAAGTCAAGGAAGTAAACTCTAACGAGATTCCAGATAGAACAATAAAAGATATTGGCAAGTTAGATAAAATAATATTGTGA